A genomic window from Pocillopora verrucosa isolate sample1 chromosome 7, ASM3666991v2, whole genome shotgun sequence includes:
- the LOC131775811 gene encoding sodium channel protein 1 brain isoform X2 gives MFVKSSLIDPHIEELETEAEDPEMDTDKEPGNTSIARVPSFYIGKPLKDYDATNGRIPSNHTFLVIRRRGASRADHVYRFNKAKALGLLEPVSPVRQLAISVVTNRYFESFVILTILANCVFLVVECAPEEAEYVFCGIYTLEMMLKILSRGFIFHTYAYLRDAWNWLDFIVVVLGYITVAPNIANLTGIRTVRVLRALRTFSAMKGLRAMVNTLLRSLKLLSDVLVLFLFFLAVMALIGLQLFSGELRNKCILNTPFNGSLSMQERALNQSFWLIHEGEPLICGNSSTAGSCPSNYTCMPHAGPNPDHGYTSFDNIGWSLVMALQILTMDFWENVYDKIIRASGALYVPYFMTGIFFCSFYLMNLVLAVVYLSYELELCSEEKEREKRTHLRKTGASYEADQVTLQRLSPLDGSKPPLIITNNTKEGRTDETPLQSLPKEDERKSSTLRHCLIPACVQRDDWRVFKVQCKVVVRTNSFWKNLRERMRDITTHSAFDAVIVVLILLNTIVLALYHHGIDPKFRQVLDYVNLVFTALFAVEIVFRLIAMGPMGFIRSRWNVFDTTVVTGSLLGYFYKSAEGLSIFRTLRLVRVLCLAKSWKTMERLMKAIARSVGPVGNITLILSVVIYIFAVLGIKVFGKAYTVEKFGEDGIPRWNFNDFWHAFMMVFRVLCGEWIEPLWDCMRATSAGQATLFFLTVLVVGNFIVLNLFVALLVNAFDFRETDNEPNDDTETADGPSKCSLGIRKAFQTRKSRLFVAKYREPFRLYELQVLESSRFSSKDTAGRLAICETADHREESMAEDVTFKDRKIDEEDANTIMVRSESEPVHKANLPTSQFQQHSTENKETLPEANNGLSANRPTRYMMEIDDCLPEYCMECPLWKPFSSRHFCWLKFRCRVRVLVEKKYFEWFILVTVFLSSFALIFEDVHLHKKPKLAKTLEICNYIFAAIFTMEFILKAIGFGLIKYFSSAWNCLDAFIVSISLACVFENKNLSVFRSLRTLRALRPLRAISRLEGMRVVVNALFAAIPGIGNVLLVSLLFWLIFSILGVHLFAGKFYKCVDADKEPLSALVISNKEECLKHPGEFRWVNSKVTFDNVFAGFLALMQVATFEGWMEVMKDAVDSTEVDLQPMYENNLVAYSFFVAFIVVGSFFVLNLFVGVIIDNFNTLKKKYEELNSMGMLLTDTQRKWVSFLKEAAKKKPPTRQIRPKDKLFGLLYDVVTGDKFEIAILTVIMCNMVMMTIQHYGQSTEITGVLRVSNYVFTGIFVLEALVKIVTLRLHYFKKPWNVFDFIIVISSLVDVILDEFSASDGTVSPSLLRVLRIFRIARLLRLVEFAKGIRQLLWALMISLPALFNIGTLLFMVIFIYAIIGMSAFGNVKREGELNDVVNFETFGTSLLLLFRLATGSGWNDIMDALLLKPPDCDPNYMGLPHGNCGSFGAIIYLASYVIVVFLVIVNMYIAIILENVNRAHEIEDFCITKENFDSYYTTWGTFVPDGKPYLPLDRLSEFVDSLEKPFKIPQPNAGELRLLDIPVRAGELIHCFDLLKALVRRVLEEHGESPEVFKDITVRMEASFNKSFITHKRISSFSGSTKTKLSLDLNETVT, from the exons ATGTTTGTGAAAAGTTCTCTCATAG ATCCTCATATTGAGGAACTCGAGACCGAGGCTGAGGACCCAGAGATGGACACAGATAAAGAGCCAGGAAATACCAGCATTGCTCGGGTCCCTTCATTTTATATCGGAAAGCCGCTAAAAGATTATGATGCTACTAATGGAAGG ATCCCCAGTAATCATACTTTTCTTGTAATTCGTCGTCGGGGAGCCTCACGAGCTGATCACGTGTACAGATTTAACAAGGCAAAGGCGTTGGGTCTACTAGAACCTGTCAGTCCCGTCAGGCAGCTGGCAATTAGTGTCGTTACCAATAG ATATTTTGAATCATTCGTTATCCTCACCATTCTCGCCAACTGTGTGTTCCTTGTAGTTGAATGTGCACCAGAGGAAGCTGA aTATGTTTTCTGTGGTATTTACACCTTGGAAATGATGCTAAAGATATTGTCACGTGGATTCATTTTTCACACTTATGCATATCTCAGGGATGCATGGAACTGGCTAGATTTTATTGTGGTTGTCTTAGG GTACATCACTGTGGCTCCCAACATTGCCAATTTAACAGGCATCAGAACAGTTCGTGTTCTTAGAGCCCTTAGAACGTTCTCTGCCATGAAAG gtcTCCGAGCGATGGTGAACACCTTACTCCGTTCTTTGAAGCTTTTGAGTGATgtcttagttttgtttttgttctttctcgCTGTCATGGCGCTAATCGGTCTACAACTATTTTCTGGAGAGCTCAGGAACAAGTGCATTCTTAACACACCATTCAATGGCTCCCTGAGCATGCAGGAACGAGCCCTAAACCAAA GCTTTTGGTTGATTCATGAAGGCGAGCCTTTGATTTGTGGAAATTCTTCAACTGCTGG ATCATGTCCATCTAATTACACGTGTATGCCTCACGCTGGTCCAAACCCTGATCATGGTTACACGTCATTTGATAACATTGGTTGGTCGTTGGTCATGGCTTTACAGATACTAACAATGGACTTCTGGGAGAACGTATATGATAAG ATCATCAGGGCTTCAGGAGCACTTTATGTGCCATATTTCATGACTGGAATATTCTTCTGTTCGTTCTACCTGATGAATCTGGTTTTGGCTGTGGTATATTTGTCGTACGAACTGGAGCTGTGTTCGGAGGAGAAAGAG agagaaaaaaggaCACATCTGAGAAAAACCGGAGCTTCTTACGAAGCTGATCAAGTAACGCTTCAGCGTCTAAGCCCCCTGGATGGAAGCAAGCCTCCTCTCATTATAACTAACAACACCAAGGAAGGACGTACCGATGAAACCCCTCTGCAATCGTTGCccaaagaagatgaaagaaaaagctCCACGTTACGCCATTGCCTTATTCCAGCTTGTGTGCAGCGAGATGACTGGAGGGTTTTCAAAGTGCAATGTAAAGTTGTTGTTCGTACAAACTCCTTTTGGAAGAACTTACGCGAACGCATGCGTGATATTACTACTCACTCTGCCTTTGATGCAGTCATTGTGGTGCTGATACTCCTAAACACTATAGTTCTGGCCCTGTATCACCATGGCATCGATCCAAAGTTTCGTCAGGTCTTGGACTACGTGAACTTG GTTTTCACCGCGTTGTTTGCAGTTGAGATTGTTTTTCGTTTGATCGCCATGGGACCCATGGGTTTTATCCGCAGCAGGTGGAACGTCTTCGATACTACTGTCGTCACAGGTAGTTTATTGGGGTACTTCTACAAATCTGCTGAGGGGCTTAGCATATTTCGAACACTGAGACTG GTTCGAGTGCTTTGTTTAGCTAAGTCATGGAAGACAATGGAAAGGCTCATGAAAGCCATCGCCAGGAGCGTAGGACCAGTTGGAAACATTACACTGATACTCAGCGTTGTAATCTACATCTTTGCCGTATTGGGAATAAAGGTGTTTGGTAAAGCTTATACGGTGGAGAAGTTTGGCGAAGACGGAATACCTCGCTGGAATTTCAACGACTTTTGGCACGCATTTATGATGGTGTTCAGAGTGCTGTGTGGGGAGTGGATTGAGCCCCTGTGGGACTGCATGAGGGCCACCAGTGCAGGACAGGCGACACTATTCTTTCTTACTGTTCTTGTTGTGGGAAATTTCATA GTGCTTAACTTATTCGTAGCTCTCTTGGTGAATGCGTTTGACTTCAGAGAGACCGATAATGAGCCAAATGACGACACAGAGACTGCAGATGGTCCGTCAAAATGCTCTTTGGGGATAAGGAAAGCCTTCCAAACAAGAAAATCTCGATTGTTTGTAGCAAAGTACCGGGAACCGTTTCGCCTCTACGAACTGCAGGTTCTGGAAAGTAGCCGCTTTTCCAGCAAAGATACCGCGGGCCGCTTAGCAATATGCGAAACCGCGGATCACCGTGAAGAATCAATGGCTGAGGATGTCACTTTTAAAG ACCGCAAAATTGATGAAGAAGATGCAAATACCATCATGGTGAGATCTGAGTCTGAACCCGTACACAAAGCAAACTTGCCAACCTCACAATTTCAGCAACATTCAACAGAGAACAAGGAAACTTTACCTGAGGCCAACAATGGTCTTTCAGCCAACCGCCCCACGCGGTACATGATGGAAATTGATGACTGTCTGCCGGAATATTGCATGGAGTGTCCACTGTGGAAACCATTCTCCTCGCGACATTTCTGCTGGCTTAAGTTCCGTTGCAGGGTGCGGGTTCTCGTGGAAAAGAAATACTTCGAGTGGTTTATTCTTGTTACAGTATTCCTCAGCAGCTTTGCATTG ATTTTTGAAGACGTTCATCTTCACAAGAAGCCGAAGCTTGCAAAGACTTTGGAAATATGCAACTATATTTTCGCAGCCATCTTCACTATGGAGTTCATTCTGAAAGCCATTGGTTTTGGACTCATCAAGTACTTTTCTTCCGCTTGGAACTGTCTGGACGCTTTTATTGTTTCC ATCTCTCTCGCCTGTGTTTTCGAAAACAAGAACCTGTCTGTATTTCGTTCACTACGCACATTACGAGCTTTGAGGCCACTAAGAGCAATCTCACGACTGGAAGGAATGAGG GTTGTGGTAAATGCGCTGTTCGCAGCTATTCCAGGTATTGGCAATGTACTGCTGGTCTCTCTTCTTTTCTGGTTAATATTCAGCATTCTTGGTGTTCATCTTTTCGCTGGAAAGTTTTACAAGTGTGTGGACGCAGACAAAGAGCCTTTATCCGCCCTCGTCATCTCTAACAAAGAAGAATGTCTCAAGCACCCGGGAGAATTTCGCTGGGTGAATTCTAAAGTGACATTTGATAACGTTTTTGCAGGATTCCTCGCACTTATGCAAGTG GCGACCTTTGAAGGATGGATGGAAGTTATGAAAGACGCCGTCGACTCCACTGAG GTGGATTTGCAACCTATGTATGAAAATAACTTAGTGGCTTACAGCTTCTTCGTGGCCTTCATAGTCGTTGGTTCCTTTTTCGTACTGAATCTTTTCGTCGGAGTCATCATCGATAACTTCAACACGTTAAAAAAGAAG TACGAAGAACTCAATAGCATGGGGATGCTACTTACAGATACGCAGAGAAAATGGGTCTCTTTCCTGAAGGAAGCCGCCAAGAAAAAGCCACCGACAAGACAAATTCGCCCGAAG GATAAATTATTTGGCTTGTTATACGATGTGGTCACTGGTGACAAGTTCGAAATTGCAATTCTAACTGTGATCATGTGCAATATGGTAATGATGACGATTCAACACTATGGACAGTCTACCGAGATCACCGGCGTATTAC GCGTGTCTAATTATGTATTCACGGGGATATTTGTTCTGGAAGCCCTCGTCAAAATTGTGACATTAAGACTGCACTACTTCAAGAAACCATGGAATGTGTTCGACTTCATCATTGTTATCAGCTCCCTTGTTG ACGTAATTCTCGACGAGTTCAGTGCGAGCGATGGCACTGTCAGCCCCAGTCTTTTGCGTGTTCTCAGAATCTTTAGAATTGCCAGGTTGCTAAGACTAGTCGAGTTTGCCAAGGGAATACGTCAGCTCCTGTGGGCTCTGATGATTTCGTTACCAGCCCTTTTCAACATCGGAACACTGCTGTTCATGGTTATCTTTATTTATGCCATCATCGGTATGTCAGCATTTGGAAATGTCAAACGAGAAGGCGAGCTCAACGATGTCGTCAACTTTGAAACGTTTGGTACTTCGCTGTTGCTGTTGTTTCGTCTGGCAACGGGATCGGGATGGAACGACATTATGGACGCTTTGCTTCTAAAACCTCCAGATTGTGACCCTAACTACATGGGACTTCCTCACGGAAACTGCGGTTCTTTCGGCGCCATCATCTATTTGGCCAGTTACGTTATTGTGGTGTTCTTGGTCATTGTTAACATGTACATCGCCATCATCCTCGAGAATGTAAACCGCGCTCACGAGATCGAAGACTTCTGCATCACCAAAGAGAATTTTGACAGTTACTACACCACATGGGGTACTTTTGTTCCAGACGGGAAGCCTTACCTACCTTTGGATCGTCTTTCGGAGTTCGTGGATTCTCTTGAAAAACCGTTCAAAATACCTCAGCCTAACGCAGGTGAATTGAGGCTTCTGGATATTCCAGTGCGCGCTGGTGAACTTATTCATTGCTTTGACCTGCTCAAGGCACTAGTCCGACGTGTCTTGGAAGAGCATGGTGAGTCGCCTGAAGTTTTCAAGGACATAACTGTGAGAATGGAGGCTAGCTTCAATAAATCTTTTATAACACACAAGAGAATCTCGTCGTTTAGTGGCTCAACTAAGACCAAGCTGAGCCTAGACTTAAACGAAACGGTTACTTAA